The Episyrphus balteatus chromosome 4, idEpiBalt1.1, whole genome shotgun sequence genome includes a window with the following:
- the LOC129919985 gene encoding hemicentin-1-like — translation MLLKSNIFVKIFNIFNSPSYGLRFGLIYITHLLLLMLLEPKLTKSDVPPHYWDAPYALPFFDNSSQREVTTTVGKSAYLHCRVKNLGDRAVSWIRKRDLHILTVGIITYTNDQRFQSLHTEGSDEWTLRVSSPQPRDSATYECQVSTEPKISQGFRLNVVVSRAKILGNSELFIKSGSDLNLTCLALQSPTPPSFIYWYKDKRVMNYTKHGGINVITERKTRTSMLLIARATPADSGNYTCLPSSSYSASVVVHVINGEHPAAMQHGNSSANSLSNSLHSYRALKLIDINFITNNKSLCLILINLWHIIQFKTFILTIGFLLYNSTRNHRNFLSIR, via the exons aTGTTATTGAAAAGtaacatttttgtgaaaatcttTAATATATTCAATTCACCTTCTTATGGATTACGTTTTGGATTAATATACATAACACATCTTTTGTTGCTGATGCTGTTag AACCGAAACTTACTAAAAGCGATGTACCGCCACACTATTGGGATGCGCCGTATGCGTTgccattttttgacaattcatCGCAACGTGAGGTGACAACGACAGTTGGCAAATCTGCTTATCTGCATTGTCGTGTGAAAAATCTTGGAGATAGAGCG gtATCATGGATTCGAAAACGGGATCTGCACATCCTCACTGTTGGCATAATAACATACACAAATGATCAACGATTTCAATCTCTACACACTGAAGGATCCGATGAATGGACACTTAGAGTTTCATCCCCTCAACCTAGAGATTCGGCAACCTATGAATGTCAAGTATCAACTGAACCAAAAATCAGTCAAGGATTTCGACTCAATGTTGTTG tttctcgTGCGAAAATTCTTGGAAATTCTGAACTTTTCATCAAAAGTGGCAGTGATTTGAATTTGACATGCTTAGCACTTCAATCACCAACACCACCCTCATTCATCTACTGGTACAAGGATAAGCGTGTGATGAACTATACAAAGCATGGCGGTATCAATGTCATAACAGAGCGAAAGACTAGAACGAGTATGTTACTGATTGCCAGAGCAACACCCGCTGATTCTGGAAATTATACCTGTTTGCCAAGTAGTTCat actCCGCTAGTGTTGTTGTCCATGTTATAAATGGTGAACATCCAGCTGCCATGCAACATGGCAATAGTAGTGCCAATAGTTTATCAAATTCTCTGCATTCCTATCGggctttaaaattaattgatattaatttcataacaaataataaatcactttgtttaattttgataaatctttGGCACATAAtacaatttaaaacttttatattaaCAATTGGATTTTTACTATATAATTCAACAAGAAATCACagaaattttttatcaattagATGA